TATAGATGCTCTAACTAAGCCAAAACATAGAGCAAGTTGGTATATATACTAAACTCGCCAAAGTTTGCCATATTTTATTCTTTTTGCCAAATTTGCGTAAGGTTAGATCATCAAAATTGGAACCACTTTGGTTAGTCTAAAGGGAATTTGTGCCACAGTTTTCTAGGTTATTGACATGTGGGACCAAATAGATGCCTAAGTCAAGGTGTGGAAAATTGTGGTTATGAACGAAACAGGCCTTGGCCAAACTGTAACTTGCCAAAAGGACCTCCAGATCTTCTCACGTAAATGCTATGGCATCATGGAAGAAAGTGGCCCATGGCGGTTGGATCTGAACCAAACGTTACTGTATATTTTTGCTGTTGACTGAAATGACATGTCTGTTTCAATTATTATAGTCTCTCCATTccaaaatactccctccgttccgaattacttgtcatagatatggatgtatctagatgtattttagttctagatacattcatttctgcaacgagtaatttggaacggagggagtaagtgactcaactttgtactaagtTTATACTAAAATTAGTACAAAATTAAATCACTTGcgttgagacggagggagtaccttttTACTCGCTTGCTTAAGCAATTCATCAAGTTGAGGAGTGGCTGACGCGTCAAGTCCAGATCCAGACACCCCAACATCTACATTCAGGTAAGCAACAGTTCTCGAAGTTAGCATTGCCCTGTTCTCTTCAACCCATTCTGTGGATCCGATCTGCAATTTTGCAAGGAAATTAGTATGAAAAGGACAGGTGAACTGCTTGATAATAGTCAaagggagagagagaaagagagagagagagatagatagagagagagatagagagagaccAATCCGTACTCTTCGGCATCCCAATTACACAAAATGATGGTCCGGCGAGGTCTCCAACCCTTGGTTTGTAGCTTAGACAACCTTTCAGCTAGCTACATTCAACTTAAGTTAACAAGCCAATGTGTTGCACCAAAGTAGGCTACACCAAAGGGGTGGCATAGAGTAACTGAATATGTCATACCTCAAGCAAGGCTGCCGTTCCGCTGTTCGGGTCAGCTGCCCCAAATGTCCACGCATCGCGATGGTTGCCAAGAATAACATATCTGTATGTGCATGATAATTATTACTCCCtccataaagaaatataaaagcgtttacatcactaaagtagtgatctaaccgctcttatatttgtttacaaaGGGAGTACTGGATATGTAGTTATTCATATTGCAAAGGCCGGGTGTAAATCTTTTAAGTAATAAAAAGCGCCCCTTTTCGAAAAATTGTAGTTATCTATGTACTGAATCTCTTACATGCAAAATCATCAGTGGTAATAAACAGTTGAAACCTAAGATAGTTCTTAGTGTCTGTTTCAAAATTGTAATCCAAGATATCTCTAATTAACTACTGATGAAATGTAGCTGAATTTCTATGATTCAATTATAACATTGTATATACCCCTGTACCAAGATATATTTCgatacggagggagtagttacaAGTTTGTTGAAATTTCGTTATCAAGGGTATTCATGTGGCCTATGGCCCGGATTTGGACTCGGTCATTTGGAGTTGAGTCAGAGGGCACACTGTTGCCAACAGTAGGGGGTTTGGTGGGCACTGAAGTGGAATTCCCATTGAAGTGAAAGTGTATGGCAAAAATGGTGAGCGGTTTGGCCATTTGGGGATATTGACCACAAAAAGGAGAAACGTGGAGAGTTTCGTTTACCTGTCTGGTTCTTCTTTCCCTTCGATCACCGAAATAACATTCTGAATAGTAGCTAGCGTCTCATTCCCCTGGAAAGAAACAAACAGGCATCACTCAAGTCAGGAAGTGGAACCAAAAAGAGCATAGGCAGATCTCATCTCCTTGGCAGCAACTTACTGTGTAGGACAGATTGAGCACCGCCGGCCCGGGCCCGAGGTGGTAAACCGGCGCGCCCTCGCCGCCTTGCCAATCCTCCGGCGCGACATCCCCGCCGACAAGCCGTAGTATCTCCTCCCCGTCCCTTCCCGACACCGGCAGCGCCGGTATCCCCGGCATGTCGTCCGTGGCCATCGCCTCCGCGACGCTCACGCGCTCGCACCCTTCGGACGACGCCCACATCGGCGTCGTGGGGTCCCCCACCCCCTTGAACGTGCTCCCCACCTGCACGCCGGTCGGCGGCATCCACGGCCCATCCGGGAAGGCCTTCCCCGGCGTGTAGTCCTTGGGGTCGGTGAATATcacagccgccgccgcgccagcGTCACGGGCGTTCTTCACGATGTCGCCCCGGTACACCTTGCCATAGCGCGCGAGGGCGACCTTCCCGGTGACGTTTACGCCGCGGGAGGCGAGGTAGGCGTAGTCCTCCGTGCGGCCGTAGTTGGCGTAGACCACCTCGGTGGCGGCCGAGCCGGACGCGGCGTAGGCGAGGAAGGTGGGGACGACCTCCGCCGAGGCCGCGGCGTAGGGGTCGCCGGGGTAGGTGTCCTGCACCAACGCGAAGGCGGTGGTGTCGCGGCCTGGCGCGGAGAGGGAGAGCGAGCGGCGGACGGGGTAGGAAAGGAGGACTTCGTAGGGCGTGACGCGggtggggaaggagagggaggagagcGTGGAGACGACGTGGTCGGCGGCGAGCGCGTTGGCCTCGGTGCCCGCGAGGTGAGGGCGGACGGTGAGCGCGCGCAGGTGCGCGGCGGCGGTGTCGTTGGAGCCCAGTGAGAGGAAGAGGGACTGGTAGTACGACGGGGCGGGCTCGACGAGGAGGTGGTAGTAGGCGGCGAACAAGGCGCCGACGAGGAGAGGGAGCGGGTGGAGCCTCGCGGTCGCccggggaggaagaggaggggtgGCGGGGATGAGCGGGGCACGCAAGCAGGAGTCGTCGTGGCCGAGCGGAGGCGGCATGGCGGCGGCGTCCGGCGTCGGCACTGGCGAGGCGGGGTAGTCAGTCCGGTAGTGCCTGGCCCTGGCGTGTGGTGGTGCGGCGGGGGAGCCGGAGCGGAGTGGGTAGTAGAGTAGACGCAGGGAACGGTAGCGTTTCTCCCTGTCTTCCGCTGACATCTGGGTCCCGGTGCGATGTTTACGTTTTATACGTTATATATCAAACGTTCCTTCCAGCGTAACATGCGGCTAGCCATCCAGCGTTCCTTCTCCATCCAGCGGCTACCAGCGACCAAAGTGAAAAAAGCTACTCACACTTTGCAGTTTTAGCCTGAACAGTCAACAACCGAGAGCTGAAAAGTGATTTATATGAGTTGTTTTTTTAACAGGAACAACTAGACTCGGGATATCGAAGAACTGAAAACTGAACAATTTAGTAACACTTGTCATTACAATTTACAAGTAACTAGTATAGAAATTCTGTAGCCAAATATGTTTAAATATACGCAtgttttgcaatttttttatttaGGTCCACACGAAAAATGCGTTGGATACCGTTGGACACACCGGTCGACCCAAACGAAAATGCGGACACGCCTGTCTGCTCAGCCGACCCAAatgaacaaaaaaacaaaatCCGTGCCCATTTACGTCACTGGCCCAAACAGACTCCCATTTTGCCTGGgttctgtccgtttgggtcggccaaGCGGACGTATTTGTCTGCTTTTTTCATTTGGGTCAGTCGGGCATGGCGGGGTGCAGGGAGGGACGAGGCGAGGCCGGGCGAGGTGGTCCGGCGTGGCAAAAGCGCGCTAAGCGGCAGAGAGCCGGACCCGACGAACGCGATGTGCGCGGGCACGGTGATGTGGTCCGGTTGGGCGATGAGGGTGACGAGCGCGTCGGAGCCTGAGGTGGTCGAGCGGGCGGCGAGCGCATCGGAGCCTGAGGTGGTCGAGCGGGACGGTGAGTGCGTCGGAGTTGTGCACCGCGAGGCGTGCCTCGAGTCAACGCAGAGGCGGACTAACCTTGAGCGGCGCCTGAGGGAGGTCCGTCGCACCTGGCCTTGAGTGGCGCCGGAGGGCAGTGCTGTTGCGCCTGGAGCTAGCTATAAAATAAGGAGAGAGAAATGTGGGTGGGTGACAAGTGGGCAAGGCCCGGACACAAATAACGAGCTGGACATAGAAAACGTCCGGTTTGTGTTCGCCTCCGATCCAATGCGTTTCAAATTTAAGACGAAAATAGGTCCAAGTGGACACAAAACAAACACAAAATAAAAATGAGTCTCTCTATTGGGTTGTGTTTTTATCCACGCAGATCCAAACAGCCACGTGCACACAAAATGGATCACCGTATTGGAGTTCCTCTAACAACCCCTCATCCCCTTTTTTCACTTTGGTCGCTTATTGACGTGAACGAGCCCGCCTAGTCTTTTTCACCGCGTCGTCCCCGTTGCTCTGAAATGGCTAAGTGCTGGCCTTTTTCGCTTTGCTCGCTGACGGCCGTTGGATAGAGAAGGAACGCTGGATGGCTAGCCGCATGTTACCCCGTGACTGCCAAAAGGCATGTCACCTGATCCTAGTCCATATCTTTGGCTGTCCTTGGTACTAGAGCTGCAAAGAGTCGAATTGAAGCGAGCTGAAGTTCGCTCAGCTCAATTATATTAAATTTTGGACGAGCTCAAACTAAGTGACACTCAAGATTAAGTTGTAGAACATGATTTGTGCCTAGCTTGTAACGATCTCGAGCTAAATGAGATGGTAAAAATTATAAGCCTATGATGATTATTCCAACTAGATAAGAACACAACACGACATAATTTTGTATGGCTATCTCATCGTCTTGATCTCTCGGGTGAACTGGCAATAGATGGTGGTCTTCGTAGACCAAAAACAAGAAAACAAAGGTGCATATGCTGGGAACTTTCGCCAAAATTAAAAGAATATTTAAGACATAATCGATCATGCATCATAATTATGCCTAAATCTTCTCTGCAATTAATTAAACTTCCATATTTGCTCATAAATACTCTCTCCATTCCTTTATATAAGGTGCATTTGTTTTTTATAAAATTTCACAATGTAAGGTGCATTTCTTTTAATTTCTCATAATTCCTTTATTAGCCCTTCAGAAAAAGGGAAAGAATCTCTCTCCTGATTGTCTATATCTCTCCTGTAGCAAAAGAAGGAAATTATCTCTCTGTCGATTGCATGTATCTTTTACTTTCCTGGACTAACTTATTTACTTGCCACTAACCAACAAATTTGTCAAGGGTAATTTCGTCCTAACATGTCTATAATTCCGTGCCTTGGTCACCGTGCCAAAAATAATACACCTTACAtaaaggaacagagggagtaaatTGAAAGAAAATCATGGACAACATCCATGGTAACAAATTATCTTATTTAAACTTAATGTATGGCATGATCATTTAACATAATGATATTTTGTCGAGATATCAAGCTAAAATCCAGTGAGCCAATATTTGCTCAAGATCGGCTCGTTTCTCGGTCAAGCTACATAAAGTATTCAAACTCAGCTTGTTTCCTTTTTAGTCGGTCTCGAATCAAGACAAAAAACGAGTCGATCTCGAGTGGCTCACGAGCCTCGAGCTTTTCTTGCAACCCTACTTGGTACAGCGTGGCGTGTGCTTCATCGAATAATCTTTTTTTAGACGAGATTCGTTGACTAATCGTGTAATATGTTTTCGACCTATTATCCGTAgtcactggcctaaagttgcaaggacattaaACATCACTGAACGCTCAATATTCGCCTttcgcttcagcagttttctagatgagactcatctgtctatttaccatgtatgacactacttttcaaatgttttcgatgttgcatgtgaaacttgatgctgttgtgtaatggcgtagcTATATGCCTATATGGTGTATCTGAGTActgaagctatctgatgtaattcaattatgaaatcctggttgctgtaatacaaatatgaaatatatggtgtgttttataagaaatgtcaatttgattactaaatggattatcaataatagacCAATTAGcttgcttattggggttttctattatAGACGATTTCTCagacaacaccgtgggcgatgaactcaaaaaacccacacggtttctagaaagtaggcatgTTCGATAAGAATTACACACGATTTCGGCtagaaaactgtttgcgttaggccaccttgcacacaTGTTTACACATAAAAAATTGTGAGTGATATACATACGAATgaaaatgtttttctgggattcactgtgtgggatatacatacgaacggaaactaTTAGGCCTGTATAATTGTCTCCCATGCCTCGCCCGAttgcacacgagctcattttgcctCGTGTGTATGACCGGAGgacctatccccgacggtttctgggttgtgtgggaaggacccccttatCGCACACACTCGCCACGCGACGGTTTAAAActccgtcgcggaaaggggttaaaaaccgtttgtatatgATGTCTTTGCACCAGTGATCGGTAAGCGGTAAATGAGAAGATTTATCGGAATATCGGTCGTTATCTTGAACAGAGGAtcctaatatgataggtattcaagagagatataataaaaactttcatatagatcATTGAATATggtaagtttgattccttgcaatagttttacGATATTAAGatggtaatatgtgggaggtatGTAACACCCCAGTGTCATGCAACAGTAACCCTCTGTAATTAAACTAATCATTTTTCCAAACAGTGCTTAATCACCATTGTTCAATATCCCATTTGAAATTCCAGTCAATTCAAATTCAAGTGAAGTTTGAAGTTGCTCAAAAGTTgctgaaaaaatgttcatcatttgtcaaaaattccataacaattatttgttaaggaacacaacatcacttttgtgcaaagaTGAGCATTACCAATTATAACAGCACAAATTCAGCATTTTTAAATGCTATCCTATTTATGGAAAATACCAAATGAATTCTTCTGGTCTCcaaaatatttgtggcactgtctaTAATCACCAGGGATTTAATGGGACACCTCCCAAATTTTTCCTAAGTGAAATAGTTGACCAAATAATTCCCTTTCTATCTCTATTAAATAAACAAAAGATtatataaaaaaagagaaagagcacAGGCCACTGTGCACCGGGCCAAGTGCACAGTGCCTGGCCCGAGCCAACTGGCCCAGCTAGGCCGGCCCACTCCCCCTCCCCGGTCGCTTCCTGTTCCTCCGACCGGGCGGGACAGCGCGTGCCCGTCGCCGCCCAGCCACCTTGCCGGCAACGCCCGGCGGGGGGATAAGGGGCAGCCCCGACGCCTCGGTCCTCTCACCTGTGCCCCACTCACTCCTCCGCTTTCCTCTGTCGCCCCACTCCTCTCTGGGCTCTCCCCAGATCCCCTTTCCCTCCACCTCCATGACACgctcgtcgccggccacttcGCCCCGCCCCGACCATCGACGCCCCCGCACCTCGTCGACACGTCTATGAGATCCACCGTCGCCCTCTCCATCGACTGGTGCCGCCCGTTGTTGCTCCTCAGCTCTGCATCGCGAGATCGCCGTCGTCTTCTTCGTCTTCGGTTGCTGGCGAGCTCCGTCGAGTCCGGCCGCCCTCTGCTGCTACTAATCCTCCAAGGGccaccgtgtgtgccgctcggTGAGCCCCTCTTCCTTCCCCATTTCTCTAGTCGCCGATGAGCTCGTGGCCGTCGCCACAACCGCCGTCATCCTTGCCCGAGCACATCACCGTGCTCCTGGTGCTTCCAGGAACGCAATGCGCGCGCGCACGCATCCTACCGTGCCCCTAGCCCTATCCCCGACGAGCGCCCGAATGCATCGCCGCggatctcgtcgccggcgagactccggtgaccttttggtcacgggctagTGCCCAATGTGCTTGCCGCACTACATAGAGCACGCCTAGCCCTTCCGTTCGAGCTGCTTCACGCCGTAGTGCCGATTCCGTCGAGCACCCATATGCGCCGCTACCTCTGCTCGTCGCCGGCGctgattccggccaagtccgatTGTGCTACCGCCACCACTCGACGCGCGGCACCGTGAGCGTTTGAACGCTGGTGAAAACGCGCGTTTTGGCACTCTGTAGCGAAAATCCGAGCCTCTCCGGCGAACTCGCCGCCAAGGAGAGCTCGTCGGCGCAACTCCGGCGCCGGTCGCcaacgtggcacacctggggccacccctgggtcactgccagcgggccccgttgactgggttgacccagtcaacgtgctgactgggcagcccagtgccgctgacatgtgggccccgtgTTATTCAAGCAGGttttataaataaataaaatgttAATTATATTTAATCACTAGTTAGTCACTGAATAATGGGGCCCACACCCCTAATTAAccctgttagattagtttaatccACTGTTAAGCTAatagaggctgacatgtgggtcccagtggccccactggtcaggtttgacctggtcagccgctctgttgactgATGACATCATCAACCTATCATGCTCACGTCATATTCCATTTCTGTTAATATAAATAATTTTAGTATATGTTTTAAACTTGCAAAAATCATAGTAATTAAACCGTAGctccgatgaaaatgttttctacatgaaagttgctcagaaaaacgaGACGAAttcgaatacgcggtccgttcatctgtcacatgcccctagcatgctgaacatggaacattcccccttcGATCATCTGTTTGACACAGGActggaaccgggaaaacattctcggttgaattcccccttcacctatatcgtgcaGTACTATGTTAGGTCGACCCTAGTTCTGCTTTTCGTCATGTCATGCTCAGTGGTACCTCTGTTTGCtctatatttactgtttctcccccctcttctctccggtagaccccgagaccgatgatgcccctgtgatcgactacgtaaCCGACGACACTTCTCCCTTTTcagctgagcttccaggcaagccccccctttgatcatcccgatatcgcccattccattctctcatgcttgcattagattttgctactgttattgtttgctcctattctgatgcatagcctacttttgtaacctgcttattgttaccttacctgcttatcctaaactgcttagtataggttggttagtgatccaccagtgacccccaccttgtcccagttgccccgctttatgttcgaagacccgatcaacgggatcgaagaccaggccccggacCGCACATCACCCCCCCTTAGTTgtacgactctgcagagttactaTCTAGTGCCGAGGGTGacacctcatcagcacttctgatgttaatcctgtagtgtagctatttggtcgtggtcatcgagggtggttcctccttaaccactttcgatacgactctgtcgtgcaacccctcaagtgtgaacctcgagggtggttcctcctacgttcaccttgatgagtacatcgagtggaatccatcgagggtggttcctcgGGGTTTCCCCTTggtgtttggacacacggatacttggactttacaactgttacttggaaaggcgggtcgaccctgaggggtgcccgcgagtgatgtggagacgggttgacctggagggtacccgagagttgaatacgaggcgtggccgggcattcttagcccttgccgcaagtcctcgagacggggcgacggggtcacatctttcgtgagtctctgctcgtgacCGCACTACCAACACAATAACggtttggatatttgatctgaggggcctctggcctgatagcactaaccatcatgtgggcatagtatgggcgttctgcgtcgtatgcatcagccgcagcttaatagacgtcatgcgactgagcggcgggcgccgggttggactggtaagcacctgccttttaaggaggtagctaggtctgctcaccggccgcgttcgcaacgtgtaGGAGTTCTCGGGGCGATGGCCcaagacccctgggggcataggtttagtccagCGTGATGACCTCTCTATttagcctaggtcgggttgcggcgtattgtttggccgaggccgggcatgacccaggaaagtgtgtccggctagagttaatcgagcgtggtgggtaatttggtgcacccctgcagggacgAAAACAtgtatcgatagcctgtcctacggtaacggacactcggagttgtatcccgatcgatacagcTAGAACTTGATgctgaggcatgtaatggaaatgatggctccgggattgttttctcgcagggagtcgaggaagtgATCTCTGGGCCGTAATGTTACAACATACTTGCTATTATTATACCATGAcactcttatctcttctgatgctgcaagatgcttggagctgctagtcttcgataggctaggctttccccttctcttctggcattctgcagttcagtccacatatactacccatttcattaacaccgatgcatatgtagtgtagatccttgcttgcgagtactttgtatgagtactcacggttgctttgatcccctttttccacctctttccattcttctcggatgctccaaccagatggtggagcccaggagccacacgccaccttcgacgactactactactactaccacgagggtgcttactactacgtggaggccgccgacgaccaggagtagttaggaggctcccagacaggaggccttgccttttcgatcgatgttgcttttgtgctagccttcttaaggcagacttgtctaacctatgtctgtactcagatattgttgcttccgctgacccttgtgtattcgagccctcgaggcccatggcttgtaatataaagcttgtattattttaatttgtgtctagagttgtgttgtgatatcttcccgtgagtccttgatcttgatcgtacacatttgcatgtatgattagtgtatgattaaatcgagggtgtcacaagttggtatcggagccgactgcctgtaggaatccccctttccaactccttggccgaagttgagtctagtcactacaaaacttttactaacatggccgtgaggcttacgggcccacgtcgccatatgggtggtattaggatcttttactcctcgtctatactctgggactctgatctctcttccatccgggttaaacgattttgctaactctaactctaggttctcgtaactaatTCCTCCGGAGAGCCCCTTTTttacagatgatcgcctgctgcactagaagattctgaagatactctacgatgttctcttgagactttgtgcccatcgcttttgcaattccctaccaccgataTATCCTTATACGATCATTCCctgttgctcttgttattacaagataccccgaaatactCTCCGTTGcctcgagaatcctttgagcttactgctttgcagttctttaccacatgaatacccctacggataattcctcgcacttgtCGAGTATCCGTTCATCCCCAGTTATACGTATGCGTCACAAGATTCTTTGAAAGACTATTCAATCTTCCGAGAATCCTCTTCAAACTATTGCTCTGCAAATTCTTGTatgcttgcattatggatgcttcccatatgtctagcaatattcatCAGTATCCTTTGACACCGTCATTTTGTTCTTATTGATTCAACATGTGAGCGAATGTGCAcaatcatcagttgatcctttCAAATGatctttccggctcagacgtctTTTTGAACATtagctggttctcgaccaatcaaTTGCCGACGA
The Aegilops tauschii subsp. strangulata cultivar AL8/78 chromosome 3, Aet v6.0, whole genome shotgun sequence genome window above contains:
- the LOC109775216 gene encoding probable glutamate carboxypeptidase LAMP1; translated protein: MSAEDREKRYRSLRLLYYPLRSGSPAAPPHARARHYRTDYPASPVPTPDAAAMPPPLGHDDSCLRAPLIPATPPLPPRATARLHPLPLLVGALFAAYYHLLVEPAPSYYQSLFLSLGSNDTAAAHLRALTVRPHLAGTEANALAADHVVSTLSSLSFPTRVTPYEVLLSYPVRRSLSLSAPGRDTTAFALVQDTYPGDPYAAASAEVVPTFLAYAASGSAATEVVYANYGRTEDYAYLASRGVNVTGKVALARYGKVYRGDIVKNARDAGAAAAVIFTDPKDYTPGKAFPDGPWMPPTGVQVGSTFKGVGDPTTPMWASSEGCERVSVAEAMATDDMPGIPALPVSGRDGEEILRLVGGDVAPEDWQGGEGAPVYHLGPGPAVLNLSYTGNETLATIQNVISVIEGKEEPDRYVILGNHRDAWTFGAADPNSGTAALLELAERLSKLQTKGWRPRRTIILCNWDAEEYGLIGSTEWVEENRAMLTSRTVAYLNVDVGVSGSGLDASATPQLDELLKQASKKVQNPDNGTESLYDMWMASDGSLIGRLGGGGSDYSAFVQHIGIPSVQMSIWSEYAVYHSVYDDFTWMEKYGDPMFRRHVAVASIWGLVALGLSDEEILPFNYSSYVTELENGAVDINKRVLGMPVSLSPIHKSIKQLNRAVLKVDSELQALQTWKFWSPWRNNPLRVRDLNDRLMMTERAFTEREGLSGRPWYKHMIYGPSLYNDYGAEAYPGVDDAIQTAKKANTSESWQSVQHEIHRVARVISQSASVLSGGFS